Proteins encoded together in one Euryarchaeota archaeon window:
- a CDS encoding methyltransferase, which yields MTPPGAPGKQSRRATIDYYGIALEIHPEVYEPAEDTEAMLEALRVRPGQRVLDIGTGTGVLAIQAARAGGRVVATDVNPYAVALARLNAARNGVAIDVVRASLFQPFRGRFDVVLFNPPYLPVDPGDRIRGWLNLALDGGETGDAVIEPFLRDLAGHLEPHHGKAFMLVSSFTGGGIEQQEGNAQSRGFRVVEVASRRLPYERLAVLELLPRTEETVEFKIEEPAREAKEPLFFRPAFKMAEPRAGKEVDRDSKLV from the coding sequence TTGACGCCCCCAGGAGCGCCCGGAAAGCAGTCGAGGCGCGCCACGATCGATTACTATGGTATCGCGTTGGAGATCCACCCTGAGGTGTACGAACCGGCCGAGGACACGGAAGCCATGCTGGAAGCGCTGCGTGTGAGGCCGGGACAACGCGTACTTGACATCGGGACGGGAACGGGAGTACTCGCGATCCAGGCAGCCCGTGCGGGAGGCCGCGTCGTGGCCACCGACGTGAACCCATACGCCGTGGCACTCGCCCGGCTCAATGCCGCTCGAAACGGCGTGGCCATTGATGTCGTGCGCGCCAGCCTTTTCCAGCCCTTCAGGGGGCGTTTCGACGTAGTACTCTTCAACCCGCCTTACCTCCCGGTCGATCCGGGGGACCGGATCCGCGGTTGGCTGAACCTTGCTCTCGACGGCGGCGAGACGGGGGATGCGGTCATCGAGCCGTTCCTAAGGGACCTCGCCGGCCACCTGGAGCCGCACCACGGGAAGGCGTTCATGCTCGTCTCGAGCTTCACAGGCGGAGGCATCGAGCAGCAGGAAGGAAACGCACAATCAAGGGGTTTCAGGGTCGTGGAGGTCGCATCGCGTCGCCTGCCGTACGAGAGGTTGGCGGTGCTCGAATTGCTCCCAAGGACCGAGGAGACCGTCGAGTTCAAGATCGAGGAGCCGGCGCGGGAGGCGAAGGAGCCCCTGTTTTTCAGGCCGGCCTTCAAGATGGCGGAGCCGCGAGCCGGCAAAGAGGTCGACCGTGATTCAAAGCTCGTTTGA